One segment of Geomonas ferrireducens DNA contains the following:
- the coaE gene encoding dephospho-CoA kinase (Dephospho-CoA kinase (CoaE) performs the final step in coenzyme A biosynthesis.) yields MRIIGLTGGIASGKTTVARLFEKLGAPVIDADQLAREVVEPGTEGLARIVDAFGAKVLNPDGTLNRTELGAVVFADPAARRILEGITHPAIRKLAEEKLQRLREAGTATAFYVAPLLIEAGITSRVHEVWVVYLDRETQLERLVERDGLSREAALSRIASQMPMEEKKKLGRIVIDNRGSREELEAQVLRLWEKEIAHREAEHR; encoded by the coding sequence ATGCGTATCATAGGACTCACCGGGGGGATCGCCTCTGGCAAGACCACCGTCGCCCGTCTCTTCGAGAAGCTGGGGGCGCCGGTGATCGACGCGGACCAACTGGCGCGGGAAGTGGTGGAACCTGGGACGGAAGGGCTGGCCCGCATCGTCGACGCCTTCGGCGCCAAGGTCCTGAATCCGGACGGCACCCTGAACCGGACCGAACTGGGGGCGGTGGTGTTCGCCGATCCGGCGGCCCGTCGCATCCTGGAGGGGATCACCCACCCCGCGATAAGAAAACTCGCAGAAGAAAAGCTGCAAAGGCTCAGGGAGGCGGGAACGGCGACCGCGTTTTACGTTGCCCCGCTTCTCATCGAGGCGGGGATCACCTCCCGCGTGCACGAGGTCTGGGTGGTATACCTCGACCGGGAGACCCAGTTGGAGCGGCTCGTGGAGCGGGACGGCCTTTCCCGCGAGGCGGCACTATCGCGCATCGCGTCGCAGATGCCCATGGAAGAGAAGAAGAAACTCGGCAGGATCGTCATCGACAACCGGGGAAGCAGGGAAGAGCTGGAGGCCCAGGTACTGAGGCTGTGGGAGAAAGAGATAGCGCACCGGGAAGCGGAGCACCGGTAG
- a CDS encoding IclR family transcriptional regulator, with translation MAKKEKSEYIIQAVSHALDLLEQFHDEVDELGVTELSKRLKLHKNNVFRLLATLESRNYIEQNRVTENYRLGLKTLELGQTFIKQMGLLRQSRPVLEALVKECNETTYVAILKEFHIVYLDVVETDLTVRVVPRVGARLPAYCTAAGKVQIAYMADEELENYLPTKEMKRYTQKTVTDREELKKHLKVIADQGYAIDDEEMDVGVKCVGAPIRDYTRRIIGAVSISGPSMRFNDERMEKELIPLVIKAGEEISHKLGYHK, from the coding sequence ATGGCGAAAAAAGAGAAATCAGAGTACATCATCCAGGCCGTCTCGCATGCCCTCGACCTCCTGGAACAGTTTCACGACGAGGTGGACGAGCTGGGGGTAACCGAGCTCTCCAAGCGGCTGAAACTCCACAAAAACAACGTTTTTAGGCTCCTGGCGACCCTTGAGTCCAGGAACTATATAGAGCAGAACAGGGTAACCGAGAATTACCGGCTGGGGCTCAAGACACTCGAGCTCGGGCAGACCTTCATTAAGCAGATGGGGCTTTTGCGCCAGTCCCGCCCGGTACTCGAGGCGCTGGTTAAGGAGTGCAACGAGACTACCTACGTCGCCATCCTTAAGGAGTTCCACATCGTTTACCTCGACGTGGTCGAGACCGACCTGACGGTTCGGGTCGTGCCGCGCGTCGGCGCCCGTCTTCCGGCCTACTGCACCGCGGCCGGCAAGGTCCAGATCGCCTACATGGCCGACGAGGAGCTTGAGAATTACCTGCCGACCAAGGAGATGAAGCGCTATACCCAGAAGACGGTCACCGACCGCGAGGAGCTCAAGAAGCACCTGAAGGTGATCGCCGACCAGGGGTACGCCATCGACGACGAGGAGATGGATGTCGGGGTGAAATGCGTCGGCGCACCGATCCGCGACTACACCCGCCGCATCATCGGCGCGGTCAGCATCTCCGGTCCCTCGATGCGCTTCAATGACGAGCGCATGGAAAAGGAACTCATCCCGCTGGTGATCAAGGCGGGCGAGGAGATCTCCCACAAGCTCGGCTACCACAAGTAG
- a CDS encoding DUF342 domain-containing protein encodes MEKNHLLDGTGLTLQLTPDGQSLQAQFTPLVQRRALEVSQLQEALIELGFGELFVPPEALEQLLQKCAVTPLGFTQRIGERRDATLAVQLSDDAMTATMTIQPACGGRTITFEEVEKELSRLGVVCGILYDEIRGALAAGKASRLVIAQGTPPVPGEDSQFISLIPEMAEQVPLLSDDETADYRNLGDIVSVGLGDPVMRRTRPTQGTPGVNLLGVELPATDGVDIPFAENLTGIACDVEDGDLLVAAISGYPVIVPHGVIVDPVFKLKRVDLSTGNLHFKGSLEISGDVSEGMEVAATENITVGGLVEAARLKAGGDIVVQGGVIGHGHAVQGRMVSRQEMAQLEAGGAVTVQFAENAAITAGGDITIGELAMQSDLTSGGSILVGERGGRKGHIIGGLCRAATLVHAVVIGSHAGVPTVIEVGVDPALNRKLEMVQETLAGKQRQMDELTKTIAYVQENPGSMDPGLFNLKQRIYTKYQGEIAELTGEKKRLQKRMEINAQARVEVERDAFLGAQIRIGSSVTQIEEDLTSPTFTLGEDGITY; translated from the coding sequence ATGGAGAAGAACCATTTGCTCGACGGCACCGGCCTAACCCTCCAGCTCACCCCGGACGGGCAGTCGCTCCAGGCGCAGTTCACCCCGCTCGTCCAACGTCGCGCCCTCGAGGTAAGCCAGCTGCAGGAGGCGCTTATCGAGCTAGGTTTCGGCGAGCTCTTCGTCCCCCCTGAGGCGCTGGAACAGCTGCTGCAAAAATGCGCCGTGACCCCGCTTGGCTTCACGCAGCGCATAGGCGAAAGGCGCGATGCCACGCTCGCGGTCCAGCTCTCCGACGACGCCATGACAGCGACTATGACGATACAGCCAGCCTGCGGCGGCCGAACCATCACCTTCGAAGAGGTCGAGAAGGAGCTGTCCCGGCTCGGGGTGGTCTGCGGCATCCTCTACGACGAGATCAGGGGCGCCCTGGCGGCCGGCAAGGCATCCCGGCTCGTCATCGCCCAGGGGACCCCGCCCGTACCCGGTGAAGACAGCCAGTTCATCAGCCTCATTCCCGAGATGGCCGAGCAGGTACCACTGCTGTCCGACGATGAGACCGCTGACTACCGAAACCTTGGAGACATCGTCAGCGTTGGCCTGGGCGACCCAGTTATGCGCAGGACCCGGCCCACCCAGGGGACCCCAGGGGTGAATCTGCTGGGGGTGGAACTTCCCGCCACCGACGGCGTCGACATCCCCTTCGCCGAAAACCTGACCGGCATCGCCTGCGACGTCGAAGACGGCGACCTACTCGTCGCCGCCATTTCCGGATACCCGGTCATCGTACCGCACGGGGTCATCGTGGACCCTGTCTTCAAGTTGAAACGCGTCGACCTCTCCACGGGAAACCTCCACTTCAAGGGCTCCTTGGAGATTTCCGGCGATGTCTCCGAGGGGATGGAGGTCGCCGCCACGGAAAACATCACCGTGGGGGGGCTTGTCGAAGCGGCAAGGCTCAAGGCCGGAGGGGACATCGTGGTACAGGGAGGTGTCATCGGGCACGGCCACGCCGTTCAGGGGAGGATGGTCAGCCGGCAGGAAATGGCCCAGCTCGAGGCGGGGGGGGCGGTGACGGTGCAGTTCGCCGAGAACGCCGCCATCACCGCCGGCGGCGACATCACCATAGGCGAACTCGCCATGCAGAGCGATCTCACCTCCGGCGGAAGCATCCTGGTCGGCGAGCGTGGGGGGCGCAAGGGACACATCATCGGCGGGCTTTGCCGCGCAGCCACCCTCGTCCACGCCGTGGTAATCGGTTCGCACGCTGGAGTGCCCACCGTGATAGAGGTCGGCGTCGACCCGGCCCTCAACCGCAAACTGGAAATGGTGCAGGAAACCCTGGCGGGAAAGCAGCGCCAGATGGATGAACTGACGAAGACCATAGCCTACGTCCAGGAAAATCCGGGGAGCATGGACCCGGGGCTTTTCAATCTGAAACAGCGGATCTATACGAAATACCAAGGCGAGATCGCCGAGCTGACCGGCGAGAAAAAGCGTTTGCAAAAACGGATGGAGATAAACGCACAGGCGCGCGTGGAGGTGGAGCGGGATGCCTTCCTCGGCGCGCAGATCAGGATCGGCTCGAGCGTCACCCAGATCGAGGAGGACCTCACCTCCCCGACCTTCACCCTCGGGGAGGATGGGATCACCTACTGA